In Camelina sativa cultivar DH55 chromosome 16, Cs, whole genome shotgun sequence, a single window of DNA contains:
- the LOC104749139 gene encoding uncharacterized protein LOC104749139 — MESLTTSNPSFVCFSKTISHYPYRLTCIQKFEASNNNNTLSLFCCKSSNPKPDCNRRIKKLNPFCVLRPIVRTIKGLVSSQSRLWMSRFRAYRDETAAFSSEDFVGDLKHNGGLGIALLSVTASAKIKISPFVATLSSNPTFVSAVFAWFFAQSSKMVINFFIERKWDYRLLYASGGMPSSHSALCMALTTSVALCHGVADSLFPVCLGFSLIVMYDAIGVRRHAGMQAEVLNLIIRDLFEGHPISQRKLKELLGHTPSQVLAGALVGVVIACFCCQGYLASA, encoded by the exons ATGGAGTCTCTTACTACATCAAATCCTTCCTTCGTTTGTTTCTCTAAAACCATATCTCATTATCCTTATCGTCTAACTTGTATCCAAAAGTTCGAAgcttccaacaacaacaacaccttaTCCTTATTTTGCTGTAAATCATCGAATCCGAAACCAGATTGCAATCGTCGTATCAAGAAGCTAAACCCATTTTGTGTATTGCGCCCAATCGTTCGAACAATAAAGGGTTTGGTCTCTTCTCAATCAAGGCTATGGATGTCTCGTTTTCGAGCTTACAGAGACGAAACGGCGGCGTTTTCATCAGAGGACTTCGTCGGGGATTTGAAGCACAACGGTGGGTTAGGTATTGCCCTTTTGAGCGTTACGGCTTCCGCTAAGATCAAGATTAGCCCTTTCGTTGCGACGCTCTCGTCCAATCCGACCTTCGTTTCTGCTGTGTTCGCGTGGTTCTTTGCGCAGTCGAGTAAAATGGTTATCAATTTCTTCATTGAGAGGAAATGGGATTATCGTTTGCTGTATGCTTCTGGTGGGATGCCTTCCTCTCACTCGGCTCTATGTATGGCTTTGACGACCTCTGTGGCGCTTTGTCACGGAGTAGCAGATTCGTTGTTTCCTGTTTGTTTAGGTTTTAGCTTGATTGTGATGTATGATGCTATCGGTGTTAGACGCCATGCCGGTATGCAAGCTGAG GTTCTCAACTTGATCATTAGGGACTTGTTCGAAGGACATCCCATTAGTCAAAGAAAGCTAAAGGAATTGCTCGGTCACACCCCTTCGCAGGTTCTTGCTGGAGCATTAGTTGGTGTGGTGATTGCTTGCTTTTGTTGCCAAGGTTATCTAGCCTCAGCCTAA
- the LOC104753198 gene encoding dynamin-related protein 1B-like — protein sequence MVRSFIEKPNCIILAISPANQDLATSDAIKISREVDPKGDRTFGVLTKIDLMDQGTNAVDILEGRGYKLRYPWVGVVNRSQADINKSVDMIAARRRERDYFQSSSEYRHLTERMGSEYLGKMLSKHLEVVIKSRIPGLQSLITKTISELETELSRLGKPVAADAGGKLYMIMEICRAFDQTFKEHLDGTRSGGEKINSVFDNQFPAAIKRLQFDKHLSMENVRKLITEADGYQPHLIAPEQGYRRLIESCLVSIRGPAEAAVDAVHSILKDLIHKS from the exons ATGGTCAGATCGTTTATTGAGAAG CCCAACTGCATCATACTAGCTATTTCCCCTGCAAATCAGGATCTTGCTACATCTGATGCCATTAAGATCTCTCGTGAAGTTGATCCAAAAG GAGACAGGACTTTTGGAGTTTTAACTAAAATTGATCTCATGGACCAAGGCACTAATGCTGTTGAT ATACTTGAAGGAAGGGGATACAAATTAAGATATCCTTGGGTTGGTGTTGTAAACCGGTCTCAAGCTGACATCAATAAAAGTGTTGATATGATTGCTGCTCGTCGGCGTGAACGTGATTACTTCCAGTCTAGCTCCGAATACAGACATTTAACTGAGAGAATGGGTTCAGAATATTTAGGAAAAATGCTCTCTAAG CATTTAGAAGTTGTTATCAAGTCGAGAATCCCAGGACTTCAGTCTCTTATCACAAAGACAATCTCTGAGTTAGAGACAGAGCTAAGCCGTCTTGGCAAGCCTGTAGCAGCTGATGCTGGT GGAAAACTTTATATGATCATGGAAATTTGCCGTGCCTTTGATCAAACTTTTAAAGAACACCTCGATGGCAC GCGCTCAGGTGGTGAAAAGATAAATTCTGTGTTCGACAATCAATTCCCAGCTGCCATCAAAAGGCTGCAATTCGACAAACATCTCTCCATGGAAAATGTACGGAAGCTGATCACTGAAGCTGATGGATATCAACCGCATCTCATAGCTCCTGAACAAGGATATCGCCGTCTCATAGAATCATGCTTAGTCTCCATTAGAGGCCCTGCTGAAGCAGCTGTCGATGCGGTTCATTCTATTCTCAAGGATCTTATCCACAAATCC